ACACAATTACAGTGACAATAGAGttccagctcccggttgttaaatgtcctcatgttgACAGTCTTTGCTATGATTCTCAGGGGTTAGTTCCCGATGCCTAGGTctgtatcccttaaacactctGAACCAGGAGATTCCTGTTGAAATATTGatggacaggaatttttccaaTCTTTGGccgagtcgatcataacctgctgttcaatcatagtcttagtcaaagaattaatgagacattctgttcactactcaggccttgaactcggtttgagcagaccaaaaactgaaaggtTCAGCACTTTTGCAGATAGAGCAGGTAAAGCTGGATCGAGGGACTCAGGGTGAATCCTACACACACAGGATAGAAGCAGTGACAGGTACTCAGGGAGGGGAACTGGTGTCGTTTCTGTTACCTATGTGTATTCAGACCATCAGTATTAGTCTCTCACTTAGTCTGAACAGGTGTCTCCAAGAACCTGCAAATGCAGAATCCGGAAGCAGCTGTTTTGCTCAGAAATTGGTCGTAGCAGGAGAACCCCTGGCTGAGTGTGGAAACATTTTAGATATGTCCTCACATCATCTCTCATTTGGGAAGATAGTTTCCAGTTCAGGGAAATTTGTCGGTAACATGTGAAGTCGAGGCTCGATGGCAGCATCCATACCTCCAAACGGGTCATTTACCTGAACCCTTCGAACACCACCtaaccctcatgtggcagagtctgcagatcatgcattggatttatcagctatttcagaacccatcaaactggagtgtaaaaagtcatccataatcgcaggggactgtctgagatggaggagaataaataggtcaatatgaccatcatcaataataataaactgcatagggaggagagcgagaggagggagatAGAATAGAGAGGGGAAGTGGTGACAGAAAATGTCCCTGTGATTATTGGCCAAgacagacctacaaggtacaaactcaagttctgtgatcaagtctgagagtttattagtcttaactaagatagataaagtgaatgtttaacAACAGCAATAGGTTTGCAGCATCACTCAGCACCGGTTCTTGCTTCTGTGCTTGCTGGGGCGTGGACCTCTCTCTTTCTGCTTCCCTTGCTGTTTTCTTGACCGGACTCTATCTTCTCCTTCTGAGTGTGATAACGATGTTCCGTGGACGCCTCTCTAAATGCCGacaatgtcctgtaacaccctttcttttacccTTCTTTGGGTGCAAAGATGTCACCATATTAGCTTTGAATTGTTTGAAGTATCCTAATTGGACcaagttgacatcattgtttgaccctagttagttaatggttcaatctacacacattacagatactTCCTGTTCCTTTCTATTTTAACAAAGATACTAAAGGTCACATTCTTGCTGATGGAAGCCATTTTGAGTTTGCATTTCTACAGTGTCCTATTTCTCTCATCTCACCCCCTGTCAGGATGCTGTGGTCTTCAACCTATCTCTCCCATTGTCCTTACATAGAGGATTTAACGGACTATAGCCTTGTAATATCATTTCATAATGAAGcaagcattagctcaaacagactgTAATATATTGATGTACATAGCATACAATTAGTCCTATTATTGTAGCTGTCCTTATTATTCACAAAGGCAAAATATGTCATGATCCATCACCCTCACATTGTGGGACCCCTCCTGCTGCATGACTTTTCTTTCCTTTTTGTCGTGACTCAGTGCATCATCCACacagacacatctctcaacatggcaTTTTGACATATTCCTGTGATGATTACCGTCATGCTTTGCCTTCCAGCCTTGACatagcagttcttgcataaatgtaagccaaggaaatgctctaacctttacacagagtatagcagtgttcaggtgatacagaaaatccagtgaattggacagagacaatcagttgatctatcaaagtctcttagttttatactcctatctatactacttaatacacaactattcttttgcacctgaaaagcttggatagatgactCTGGATTGTGTTCTGTAAGTAAGgtgttgttctcctttgagaaatGGAGATTGAGAGGAGGTTTGTTAGATGtgtatataagttagacaaggataacctgttcccattagctgatggtacaaggactaggagacacagactgatggtttacggcaagagatggaagggaatgtgaggaagaactttttctgttttacctgctggacctcgctgtccacaagtgtggtggaaggagagagaatcaatgatttcaataagaaactggagaagcacttgaaggaaacaaacttgctgcagggcgaagctgatcaagcaaggaagtgaatctgattggatgttGAGAATATTTTGGAAGCTTTCTTTCTGAATTTGCATTGACATTTTTAAGCTGCAAAATTCCACAGCACACTTGATCAACAACTTTAAGGGAGAAGAACATAATGTTGAGAATATTTGTCGACTTCAATTTAGTCATGGCTTTTCATTTGTCACATTCAATGGCAAGGTTGCAGAAATATATTTGACCGCGAGTGGGCATTGCAATGACCGGGAATCTAATCTGGGTCAATTGTTTGGAAGGCAGATATACTCAGCACTATGCCAGCATCGCTGGCATACATGTAGCTCGTCATTTATACAGTATACACACCAGAGCTCATTGGAACTCTAATGTCATTTCAACCATTTCAATCTGCACTTTAACACCACGttcatgttcccattggaggatagaatcatggaatggttacaacaTCTCCAagaaaccgacaaaattctaacaggactggacagactagatgtaggaaggatgttcctgatggcgggggagtccaggaccaggggtgacagtctaaagataagggctaagacatttaggactgagatgaggagggatttcttcacccagggagtggtgaacctgtggaattctcgaccacagaaaagagttgaggccaaattattaaataaattcataAAAGAGTTTGTACTACTGGATTCGGGCATTTAGATGCTCATCAGATGAAATGCATTTTAATTTCCTCTTATATTtgtaaggcttttttttttaaacagtactACCTTTTAGGGCCAAACAGTGATGAACACCGCAaactcacagccccagcgacccgggttcagttctggggactgtctgtgcgcagtttgcaagttctccctgtgaccgcgtgggtttccgccaggtgctccggtttgctcccacagccaaacacttgcaggttgatcggtaaattggccattgtaaattgcccccagtgcaggtaAGAAAATTGAGGGAagaattgagggaatgttgcaggcaatatgggattaatataggaagagtattaatgggtggttgatgatcggtacacactcggtgggccgaaggacctgtttcagtgctggatctccctATGTACTACTAAAGCGTGACTTTAGTTCTAAAATGATCGCCGCTTATTTCAAAAGGGATCAAGGAAGACGCGGACAAAGCGAGAACAGGgtcctgagtttggatgatcagccatgatcgtattgactggcggtGCAGGGTGGAAGCGCCGAatgctcctgttcctatctttcgatatttctattaagttggtcattcggcccgtcgtgtcgcgGCCGGCTCTCCGCAAGACCAGCTCACCTCGTCCCACCGacccgccttttctccattgctctgcagttttgttttattcttgatataattatccaattctgttttcagggtctcgattgaatctgcccccaatacactcgatgttattcctctccaatttcagatatttctgaaggaatgggaatattcttgcatgactcacttttaaccagtagatggcatcagtctacaatcatttggatcttgtgatttgtgtgcacacatatcgaccgcaatgggtctgctgctgtccggggagttctccaagcacgccgccttggcagggacaaaaacactgacgaattatcccagttccttgtcgatctccacaatgtacagaaataaaacacgaaacgcaacatctcttttaaaatccgccttcagcttctttgaaacaactgccctgaaaaaaaaacactgaccctgcccggaactgagtttggcatcagataacacaacggctcttcaaagagacatcaaattggcaaaagatagagctgttacctcttgttgattccagcacataaacgtctcagaAGGATTTGACCACCCTCTTTACTGTCCACTGATAACTCTCGAAGCAGAGTGACCCAGATTCCTTTGTCTCCATATTGCAGCTGGGAATTTCAGGACCTTGCAGTTCTCAGTGTGAGAGCAGTGACACCATTGGATACAAGTCATTTTATCAGAGTAGCTCATTTTCGAACTCAAGACACGCCTTAATGGTATATAAACGGTAGAATTGTAAAAAAAAAGCCTTACAAACATGGGAAGAGAAAATTAAAAGGCATTCCATCTGATGAGCAGATAAATGCTCGACTCCAGTACAATTCATAGCAACACAAAATAACGcgaacagtataacattaccgtctctcaggcagtaaccagccctttcacagatgaagtgggtggctctgaaaagagcctttgggttgacaaattcaggtctggcagcttcacttgcccttcgtgctcggagcgctggttttcttgggcagtagcacggcctggatattaggcagcaccccgccttgtgcgatggtcacccctcccagcagcctgttgagctcctcgtcgttgcggacggccagctgcaggtgtctggggatgatacgggtcttcttgttgtcccgggccgcgttgccggccagctcgaggatttcagctgtcagatactcgagcacagcagccagatagaccggggctccggcacccacccgctcagcatagttgccctttttaaggaacctgtgaacacggcccaccgggaactgtagtccagctcgggaggagcgggacttggccttggaccgagctttaccactggtcttccctcttccagacatttccacaatctcacaagcactttcacgaagaatgttgagatccgcccacattcctcctccttgtaccttctggaggaatggagtggtgggcactgctgattggtcactctgctcggtgctcttcatgtaaccaatcggagagctgctgaattcaccaatcaggagacgccaaggagatgagggcggaaaataacggcgccaaattgtcagactgcaaccgatttttcaaatttgaaaagcccgccaatatattgggGCGGCTTCAATATAGAATATAACATTTATAGTTCTTTTTTTACGGTTAAATCAATAAAACCTTTTTCATATTGTGTTATTCTATATTTGGTAACAAGTTCCAGATTGGCTTTTACATTCTGACATCTATTCGGGTTCACTCTCTGTCCTTTTTAAAACCAGCgagcagaaagtctctttcacaacattctccaaccgggcacatttcatgtcaattttcataataataccgcatcactgatgaacgattgtttgttattcgtgggagacaacagcggagtgtagattttcagtgtcaggtgTCAGCGTGTGAGACGGAGGGTTCCGACACCACCGGGGGTTCCAGATAATGTAATTATTAATTTTTGAGGTCAAATTTGAACTAGGGAAATTAGTGACTGCGAACTGATGTATGTGCGTTAAATCAGCTTTTATtgtcgaaatacagaaaaggggccgaatatgaacacGTCCGAGGACAAACCTCACAAATGGTCAGTGGCCAGTAATTTATGTCCGGGACATTATTAGTTAGAGACAGaaagatcgcacgggcagtgaaactgcattaaccagaatctatgggagtaaaacagagatcacaaaggcaaggacACTTGATATATAAATCAATACAAGTCGATACTAtacaatgttgtagctttttcagagaagttgtgggtggctcttaaaagagcctttttgtgttttgggtgtgttttagtacattgcggatatttacttggagctggtgtacttggtgaccgcctttgtaccttccgacacggcgtgtttggccagctccccgggcagcagcaggcgcacggcggtctggatctcccgggagctgatagtcctgcgtttgttgtaatgggccaggcgggaagcctcacgggcgattcgctcgaaaatatcattcacaaacgaattcatgatgctcatggccttggaggagatgccggtgtcagggtgaacctgcttcatcactttgtacacgtagatggagtaactttctttcctggatcttctccgtttcttgctgcccttcactggcgccttcttcagaactttcttggcacccttcttggaaggtgctgcagttttCTTCTCGTCAACCATGATCACGATCAACTTCAGACACAGAATAACCGAAATTTCACTCCAGGCTCGCATTTTATAGACATCCCCTGAACCCTATGCTAATGAAGGATGGGAGAAGGCCATGTtcatgattggctggtttacaatgatgtcactgCCTGATGTTCTGTATCTATCTGATTGGGTGTCTAAAGTAACCAATGACATTTTGTGCTTCTCACAGCCACAAACTGTCGCAGCAGTCAGATCGTCCAAACCCCTTTGCCCGCCCTTATCCATCTACAtcagtgactttctgagtccctcttcctcatcaaccatttctattttgctagtacgaactcgtctcttttttcactctctatagttcccttccttatcaggatgtagcgcccctctgcacttccgtccatcaacaggaccgaatcgtccagtatagtgagtgtcagagtgggacaaatgcgagcattgaagtgcaagttcttatctccatgtagcgtgccaaataaggttggtcagctgcagtcacaagtaaccacatgaaagattgagatgacagcgcttctgatatgtcttcctttttcctcaaccgaggatacccttgtccgcactttccaccccatcagccaccacatccaaagaatcatcctccgccatttctgccacctccagcgtgatgccactaccaaatgcatcttcccctcccttcccctgtcagcattccgaagggatcattccctctgcgacaccctggtccactcctccattacccccaccaccttgtccccttcccacgtcaccttcccctgcaaacacaggaggtgtaatacctgcccctttacctcctctcttctcacaatcccaggccccaaacactcctttcaagtgaagcagcgatttacttgtacttctttcaatttagtatactgtattcgctgctcacaatgtggtctccgctacattggggagaccaaacgcatactgggtgaccgctttacacaacacttctgctcagtctgaacgcatgaccccgagcttccggttgcttgtcatttcaacactcccccctgctctcatgctcatatctcagtcctgggattgctgcagtgttccagggaacatcaacgcaagctcgaggaacaggatctcatttactgattaggcacaatacagcctgccagactgaatattgagttcaataatttcagagcatgacgggccccccattttacttttatttttagttattctatcttatttatatttatttttctgtttattttattttatatcatcttagttggtacagtttgcttacccacttttttttccatGTTGTACTTGTGGCTATTCAAATttcatccattaacaccctatctgtactaatgctttgtctttcaacacgctattaacataatgtttgcctttgctccatgaccttctggtcagctattctgtgacgttgtcctttctgcaccttctcctttgttatctcatgccccacccccgctttacttgcttaaaacatttcacatttctaatatttaccagttctgaagaagggcaactgacctgaaacgttaactctgcttctctctccacagatgctgccaaaccagctgagtttatacagcatttcttgttattatgaaAGATTGAGATCGTGACCATTACATATTTCTGGCTGAAACTAGGCGAGGCAAgggaacttattattactggcgacaaatattcaggaaagataggtctGAAAAATATGGAGGGTTGTGCAGTGGAAGGAattgatcaaatataatatgataacactggcagGGATGATGTTTCTGAGGTGTTAACAAA
This DNA window, taken from Heterodontus francisci isolate sHetFra1 chromosome 45, sHetFra1.hap1, whole genome shotgun sequence, encodes the following:
- the LOC137356331 gene encoding histone H2B 7-like — protein: MVDEKKTAAPSKKGAKKVLKKAPVKGSKKRRRSRKESYSIYVYKVMKQVHPDTGISSKAMSIMNSFVNDIFERIAREASRLAHYNKRRTISSREIQTAVRLLLPGELAKHAVSEGTKAVTKYTSSK